In Armatimonadota bacterium, the genomic stretch AGTGATTCAGGCACCGACAGTATTCAGCGCTTCGACCCCATCAGCGGGACCTATCTCGGAAGCTTTGGCGGCGGAATCCTCGTCGATCCAAAGGGCGTCGTCGTGAACCAAGCCCAAAACCGGGCCTTTGTTCTGGACGCGACGGCTCGCATTTCCATCTGGGACTATAACACTGGAGAGTTCATTTCGTCGTTCAACTTAAACGGTACTGCAACCTACATGAACTCGAACAGTGATGGCACGCTGAACATCGCGCTCGCTGATCGAGTCCGCCGCATTACCCAGGGCGGCGCATTCCTGGCCGAATACATCCGCAATGGCACATATGGCGTGCAACAAGGCATCATGGGAGGCGACGGCTTCTTTTATATGAGCACCAGATCTGGTGATAGTGTTCGCCTGGAGAGGTTCGCTTCGTCGGGAACGTTTGTTGGTTTCCAATCTTGGGCAGCCGATCGTGTTCTGTCTGTACCACTCGCTGGTGCACCCAATAGCGGAAACTACAACGCGATCAACGCTTATGAATTCAGCGGTGCGAGCACCATCGAATATGATCTTCACAATTCTGGTGCGACAGTCACGACATTTGTCAATAACACGGTATTCGCAAATCCATCGGGCATCGCGCTCGGTCACGGCGGAATGACCTTCATCATTGGCAAAATCCGAGCGACGCCAACGATCGGTGGAATATTGCGGTTTGATCGAACTACCGGAGTAACGGGCTCGATTATTGGTCAATCTACTCTTCAAATTCCGACTGGAATCGCAACCGTCATTGCTCCTGAACCAGGCACTATAATCGCGCTCGGCGTTGGAATCGGTGCGTTATTGCGCCGACGAAAGAAGTCGGCATAGACAGGCGCATTAATCAGAACAGGAAAGTAGTCCGCACCTGACTATCGGTTTTGGCGCAGACTACTTTCTATAGTCAATCAAGATGAACGATTCTCGATTTCCTGAATGGCTTGGGTGCTAACCTCAATATCCGCCCTTGCGGCGCGCAAACTTTCCATCGGATCGGAAAATCCGCTTCCCATTCTTGCGGCAGAGTTCTTTTGGATCGATTGATCCAGTAAGCGCAGCTCGTTTAAGAGCGGTTCTGCCCACGAGACTGCTTGAACCTGTGAAGGATGAGAACCCAGTGCTGCTTCAAAAAGCATCGATAGCGATTCTTCGATCGCTCTTACCGTTGTGTCAGAAGCCATTGAGCGCGGTGCCATTGCGACATCCGCATGCCGCATGTAGATACAGCTCGCCTCGTCCAAGATGTTTTCAAACTGTTCCGATAGCTGACGCTCACCCAAAAAGATGTTTCCAAAGCTTGCATACCGCTTCGTAAACTTTGCGATGAGATCGCGAAGATGTCGCCTCGAACGCGAACTTGCACGGTACAAACGAAAAAACGTAATCCAGGCCCCCGCAGCAAGCAGAAGAGTAAATGCCGTACCCAGAATCAACGAATTACTGTTTGCTCCAGAAATCCATGCCCCAAAAACACTCAACCCGCCAAATGTTGCGATGCATGCGGGTATCGCACAAGATAGGATGAAAAGATTGTAGGCAGGCTGGCGTCCGGCCTCAGCATCCATCAAGGCTTCTAAATGTACAAGCTCCCTTTGACGTACGATCCCAGTAACGTTTCGACAAGCTCGAATCCAAGACAGCGCAGCCATTTAGAATCCGTACGTTCGGCAGCTCGTCGCGGTTGCAATTCCGCTTGCACTGCGAGCGATCCGGTAGGGGGTGCTCAGTCATTTTCGAGATGCGTCGGCGTTTCGCGGCCATTGCTCGGAATCA encodes the following:
- a CDS encoding PEP-CTERM sorting domain-containing protein (PEP-CTERM proteins occur, often in large numbers, in the proteomes of bacteria that also encode an exosortase, a predicted intramembrane cysteine proteinase. The presence of a PEP-CTERM domain at a protein's C-terminus predicts cleavage within the sorting domain, followed by covalent anchoring to some some component of the (usually Gram-negative) cell surface. Many PEP-CTERM proteins exhibit an unusual sequence composition that includes large numbers of potential glycosylation sites. Expression of one such protein has been shown restore the ability of a bacterium to form floc, a type of biofilm.), whose protein sequence is MKLVSNLFVGLSLIGLPVLSAASFDLALVSDSGTDSIQRFDPISGTYLGSFGGGILVDPKGVVVNQAQNRAFVLDATARISIWDYNTGEFISSFNLNGTATYMNSNSDGTLNIALADRVRRITQGGAFLAEYIRNGTYGVQQGIMGGDGFFYMSTRSGDSVRLERFASSGTFVGFQSWAADRVLSVPLAGAPNSGNYNAINAYEFSGASTIEYDLHNSGATVTTFVNNTVFANPSGIALGHGGMTFIIGKIRATPTIGGILRFDRTTGVTGSIIGQSTLQIPTGIATVIAPEPGTIIALGVGIGALLRRRKKSA